One genomic segment of Misgurnus anguillicaudatus chromosome 23, ASM2758022v2, whole genome shotgun sequence includes these proteins:
- the LOC129453456 gene encoding uncharacterized protein isoform X3 gives MMNSRFSSLILLLHIQGSLTLNSFTVTCDEQNICAVRGAQVTLRCSYSNINIKTGFWFSQKQKTNWRNKDEPEDLTLDSDYSGRVKQEITEDYSRLTISDLIERDNGEYQLMIIMKDGVKHLSSVTVNLTVTVQQVRMNPESTGGRVNLSCDSSCNLTSEKNYRWYKNGQYFKNSTNISVPSRGNTDSFSCSEAVKYIQSSSVCLSNSSCWGVSYTSTRVCALVGSTVDIHSSYSHPTGYTVEETYWHSGNIQDLREDNRFAGRVEFVGNTLRIKDVNTKDTGDYQIRIITNTSKEFSGYPGVLLTVTGTQVISSPNPVIDGEKVILSCSTECSLDYKHTYIWYKNGQQVTDGLRLLNKLYLNSINSEELQEYSCTVRDSVSSTDPKKDTWLLNTSIILSVFLTLALIGVLIGWYRMRSCILSRNHKDVKEEAQYDSVHIDAAPSEHTQKEDCKYEDIHYSSINFINSKTKQNSSDLTNTTEKEDVQYATVMFS, from the exons GGTCTCTAACATTGAACAGCTTTACTGTGACCTGTGATGAACAGAATATTTGTGCTGTGAGAGGGGCACAGGTGACACTGAGGTGCTCTtactcaaacatcaacatcaaaacTGGATTCTGGTTCAgccaaaaacagaaaacaaactggagaaacaaagatgaacctgaagatttgactttggattcagattactcaggacgaGTGAAACAGGAGATCACTGAAGACTACTCACGACTCACAATATCAGATCTGATAGAGAGAGACAAtggagaatatcagctcatgatcattatgaaggatggagttaaacatctcagttcagtcacagtcaatctaacagtcacag ttcAACAGGTGAGGATGAATCCTGAATCTACAGGTGGACGAGTAAATCTGAGCTGTGATTCTTCCTGCAATCTCACATCTGAAAAGAATTACCGCTGGTACAAGAATggacaatattttaaaaacagcacaAACATATCTGTGCCATCAAGAGGAAACACTGACAGCTTTTCCTGCTCTGAGGCTGTCAAATACATTCAATCCTCTTCTGTGT gtctttctaACAGTAGCTGTTGGGGTGTGTCTTACACCTCTACAagagtttgtgctttagtgggatcaacagtagatattcactcttcatactcacatcccactggatATACAGTAGAGGAAACATACTGGCATTCAGGGAACATTCAGGATCTACGTGAGGATAATCGGTTTGCTGGTCGTGTGGAGTTTGTTGGAAACACACTGAGAATCAAAGACGTCAACACGAAAGACACTGGTGATTATCAAATCAGGATCATCACTAACACATCAAAAGAATTTTCTGGTTATCCTGGAGTCCTTCTTACTGTTACAG GTACACAGGTGATAAGCAGCCCAAACCctgtgatagatggagaaaaagtgatattaagctgTTCAACTGAATGCAGTCTTGATTAcaaacatacttacatctggtataagaatggacaacaggtaacagatggattgagattattaaacaagctgtacctgaactcaatcaacagtgaggagctacaagagtattcatgtactgtaagag ATTCAGTGTCCTCTACAGACCCAAAGAAAGATACATGGTTACTAAACACATCAATCATATTGTCTGTGTTTCTGACTCTTGCACTCATAGGAGTCCTGATAGGATGGTACAG GATGAGAAGCTGTATCTTGTCTAGAAATCACAAGGATGTCAAGGAGGAGGCACAG TATGACTCAGTGCACATTGATGCAGCGCCGTCtgaacacacacagaaagaagATTGCAAATATGAGGATATTCATTATAGCAgcattaattttataaattcaAAAACAAAGCAGAATTCTTCAGACCTCACAAACACCACAGAAAAAGAAGATGTACAGTACGCCACTGTAATGTTTAGTTAG
- the LOC129453456 gene encoding uncharacterized protein isoform X1, whose amino-acid sequence MCTTNEMMNSRFSSLILLLHIQGSLTLNSFTVTCDEQNICAVRGAQVTLRCSYSNINIKTGFWFSQKQKTNWRNKDEPEDLTLDSDYSGRVKQEITEDYSRLTISDLIERDNGEYQLMIIMKDGVKHLSSVTVNLTVTVQQVRMNPESTGGRVNLSCDSSCNLTSEKNYRWYKNGQYFKNSTNISVPSRGNTDSFSCSEAVKYIQSSSVCLSNSSCWGVSYTSTRVCALVGSTVDIHSSYSHPTGYTVEETYWHSGNIQDLREDNRFAGRVEFVGNTLRIKDVNTKDTGDYQIRIITNTSKEFSGYPGVLLTVTGTQVISSPNPVIDGEKVILSCSTECSLDYKHTYIWYKNGQQVTDGLRLLNKLYLNSINSEELQEYSCTVRDSVSSTDPKKDTWLLNTSIILSVFLTLALIGVLIGWYRMRSCILSRNHKDVKEEAQYDSVHIDAAPSEHTQKEDCKYEDIHYSSINFINSKTKQNSSDLTNTTEKEDVQYATVMFS is encoded by the exons atgtgCACAACTAA TGAAATGATGAACTCCAGATTCTCATCTCTGATCCTGCTgttacacattcaag GGTCTCTAACATTGAACAGCTTTACTGTGACCTGTGATGAACAGAATATTTGTGCTGTGAGAGGGGCACAGGTGACACTGAGGTGCTCTtactcaaacatcaacatcaaaacTGGATTCTGGTTCAgccaaaaacagaaaacaaactggagaaacaaagatgaacctgaagatttgactttggattcagattactcaggacgaGTGAAACAGGAGATCACTGAAGACTACTCACGACTCACAATATCAGATCTGATAGAGAGAGACAAtggagaatatcagctcatgatcattatgaaggatggagttaaacatctcagttcagtcacagtcaatctaacagtcacag ttcAACAGGTGAGGATGAATCCTGAATCTACAGGTGGACGAGTAAATCTGAGCTGTGATTCTTCCTGCAATCTCACATCTGAAAAGAATTACCGCTGGTACAAGAATggacaatattttaaaaacagcacaAACATATCTGTGCCATCAAGAGGAAACACTGACAGCTTTTCCTGCTCTGAGGCTGTCAAATACATTCAATCCTCTTCTGTGT gtctttctaACAGTAGCTGTTGGGGTGTGTCTTACACCTCTACAagagtttgtgctttagtgggatcaacagtagatattcactcttcatactcacatcccactggatATACAGTAGAGGAAACATACTGGCATTCAGGGAACATTCAGGATCTACGTGAGGATAATCGGTTTGCTGGTCGTGTGGAGTTTGTTGGAAACACACTGAGAATCAAAGACGTCAACACGAAAGACACTGGTGATTATCAAATCAGGATCATCACTAACACATCAAAAGAATTTTCTGGTTATCCTGGAGTCCTTCTTACTGTTACAG GTACACAGGTGATAAGCAGCCCAAACCctgtgatagatggagaaaaagtgatattaagctgTTCAACTGAATGCAGTCTTGATTAcaaacatacttacatctggtataagaatggacaacaggtaacagatggattgagattattaaacaagctgtacctgaactcaatcaacagtgaggagctacaagagtattcatgtactgtaagag ATTCAGTGTCCTCTACAGACCCAAAGAAAGATACATGGTTACTAAACACATCAATCATATTGTCTGTGTTTCTGACTCTTGCACTCATAGGAGTCCTGATAGGATGGTACAG GATGAGAAGCTGTATCTTGTCTAGAAATCACAAGGATGTCAAGGAGGAGGCACAG TATGACTCAGTGCACATTGATGCAGCGCCGTCtgaacacacacagaaagaagATTGCAAATATGAGGATATTCATTATAGCAgcattaattttataaattcaAAAACAAAGCAGAATTCTTCAGACCTCACAAACACCACAGAAAAAGAAGATGTACAGTACGCCACTGTAATGTTTAGTTAG
- the LOC141359478 gene encoding uncharacterized protein, with protein MHSSYSHPTGYTVEDSFWYLMNDPSKKDKDLREDHQFAGRVEFVGNTLRIKDINTSDSGQYVFRFITNRSDGKFSGLPGVTLTVTDTQVISRPKHVIDGEKVILICSTKCTLDNKHTYIWYKNGQQVTDGLTLLNKLYLDSFNNKELQEYSCTVREQEKFTWLLNTAIILSVFLTLTLIGVLMWYRMRSCILSRNHKDTKEETQYDSVHIDAAPSEHTQKEDCKYEDIHYSSVNFLNSKTKQTSSDTTNTTENEDVQYATVMFS; from the exons atgcactcttcatactcacatcccactggatATACAGTAGAGGATTCATTCTGGTATTTGATGAATGATCCATCTAAGAAAGACAAAGATCTACGTGAGGATCATCAGTTTGCTGGTCGTGTGGAGTTTGTGGGAAACACACTGAGAATCAAAGACATCAACACGAGTGACTCTGGTCAATATGTATTCAGGTTCATCACTAACAGATCAGATGGGAAATTTTCTGGTTTACCTGGAGTAACTCTTACTGTTACAG ATACTCAGGTGATAAGCAGACCAAAACAtgtgatagatggagaaaaagtgatattaatCTGTTCAACCAAATGCACTCTGGATAAcaaacatacttacatctggtataagaatggacaacaggtaacagatggattgacattattaaacaagctATACCTGGACTCATTCAACAATAAGGAGCTACAAGAGTATTCATGTACTGtaagag AACAAGAGAAATTCACATGGTTACTAAACACAGCAATCATATTGTCTGTGTTTCTGACTCTTACACTCATAGGAGTCCTGATGTGGTACAG GATGAGAAGCTGTATCTTGTCTAGAAATCACAAGGATACAAAGGAGGAGACACAG TATGACTCAGTGCACATTGATGCAGCCCCGTCtgaacacacacagaaagaagATTGCAAATATGAGGATATTCATTATAGCAGcgttaattttttaaattcaaaaacaAAGCAGACATCTTCAGACACCACAAACACCACAGAAAATGAAGATGTTCAGTACGCCACTGTAATGTTTAGTTAA